A region of Halococcus sediminicola DNA encodes the following proteins:
- the gcvH gene encoding glycine cleavage system protein GcvH, which yields MSFDVPDDRRYMESHEWASADGDTARVGISDFAQDELGDIVFVEFPDEGEEISHDEQFGVVESIKAVSDLYSPVSGTVSATNDDLLDTPELLNDDPYGEGWMLEVDLGDDSGMDELLSADEYRDQIE from the coding sequence ATGAGCTTCGACGTTCCCGACGACCGCCGGTACATGGAGAGCCACGAGTGGGCCAGCGCGGATGGAGACACTGCCCGGGTGGGTATCTCCGATTTCGCACAGGACGAACTCGGCGACATCGTCTTCGTCGAGTTCCCCGACGAGGGCGAGGAAATCTCCCACGACGAGCAGTTCGGCGTAGTCGAGTCCATCAAGGCGGTGTCGGACCTCTACTCGCCCGTCTCGGGCACCGTGAGTGCGACGAACGACGACCTGCTCGACACGCCCGAACTGCTCAACGACGATCCCTACGGCGAGGGCTGGATGCTCGAAGTCGACCTCGGCGACGACAGTGGTATGGACGAACTGCTGAGCGCCGACGAGTACCGCGACCAGATCGAGTAA